The sequence below is a genomic window from Paenibacillus sp. DCT19.
GAGGATGCGATGATTATGTGGGCGAATTTGCCATCTACAGGCCGAGACGGCGCAGAGGAAGGAAGCGTAACGGATTCATGAAGGAACTGAGTGAGAATCAACAAACACAAACGGCTCCATGCTACATTTTGGCGGTGGAGACGAGCTGCGATGAAACGTCTGTGGCAGTGGTCAAGGATGGTCGGGAAGTGCTGTCCAACTTGATCTCTAGCCAGATTGAGACACATAAGGCATTTGGTGGCGTTGTGCCTGAAGTGGCTTCACGCAAACATGTGGAAGTAATCACATTAATGCTTGAACAGGCCATTGAAGAATCAGGCATTCGTCCAAGAGATTTAAGTGCCATCGCCGTAACGCAAGGTCCGGGACTCGTGGGTGCGCTGCTTGTGGGTATCGTTGCAGCCAAGACGCTGGCTATGGCGCTGGGTAAACCGCTAATTGGAACCCATCATATTGCAGGACATATCTATGCGAATCGTCTGACACAAGAACTGAAGTATCCTGCGATGGCGCTTGTCGTATCGGGTGGACATACGGAGCTTGTGCATATGGAATCCGAAGGTAAGTTCAAACTGATTGGTCGCACACGGGATGATGCAGTAGGTGAGGCATATGATAAAGTGGCTCGGGCATTGGGTTGTCCTTATCCTGGTGGCCCGCATGTTGACCGGATGGCATCAGAGGCAGAGCAGGTTGTACCATTGCCTAGAGTGTGGCTGGAAGCTGATTCATATGACTTCAGTCTCAGCGGATTGAAATCAGCAGTACTCAATGTGCTGAATCAGGCCAAAATGCGCGGAGAAACCCTGGAAGCTTCTGCTGTGGCGAGAGGGTTCCAAGAGGCTGTCGTTGAAGTGCTGGTTGAAAAAGCCGTCCGTGCCGTCCGGCAATATGGCTCACAACAACTGTTGTTGTGTGGTGGTGTTGCGGCAAACCGTGGACTGCGCACGGCATTGCAGGAGCGGTGTGAGCGGGAAGGGCTTGAATTGTTAATTCCACCAATGGTGTATTGTACAGATAATGCTGCCATGATTGGAGCTGCAGCATACCTGAAATGGCAACGTGGAGAAATTTCCGAATTCGATGCCAAAGCCGATCCAGGGTTATCGCTGGAGGAATGGTCTGTGCAATCCGTATAGAGGTTGTTCAAAAAGTCCGCTTTTGATTATGAAGGATGCCCTGAGGCATCTCAGCGCCCGATATGGGATTCAGCCGAATGTCAAATGTAACAGTTGACATTCGGATGTGAAGAATGTATATTAGTTACAAATTTAAGCAATAGGTTCTTCTGAACGATAATAGAAAACGCGATGAACAGGAACAGTAAGGAATTTTCCCGGTTGTAGAGAGCTGCGGGTTGGTGCAACGCAGTCGACGGAAGACCTGAAACTCACCTGGAAGCGGAACGATGGAACACGGTTACTCTCTTAGAGAAGCCGAAGACCGATTAACGGTCGAAAGTACATGGTTACGGGTTGCCTCCGTGAATGGGCCGTTGCCTTGAATCACCGGATAGAATGACGGTGGATGAATGGCAATAACTGAGGGGGCTTCTGACGACTTCGGGTGATTCTATTGTGTGCATAGCATACAAGAGTTACGCGAATGAATCGGAGAAGTCAACAAGAG
It includes:
- the tsaD gene encoding tRNA (adenosine(37)-N6)-threonylcarbamoyltransferase complex transferase subunit TsaD — protein: MKELSENQQTQTAPCYILAVETSCDETSVAVVKDGREVLSNLISSQIETHKAFGGVVPEVASRKHVEVITLMLEQAIEESGIRPRDLSAIAVTQGPGLVGALLVGIVAAKTLAMALGKPLIGTHHIAGHIYANRLTQELKYPAMALVVSGGHTELVHMESEGKFKLIGRTRDDAVGEAYDKVARALGCPYPGGPHVDRMASEAEQVVPLPRVWLEADSYDFSLSGLKSAVLNVLNQAKMRGETLEASAVARGFQEAVVEVLVEKAVRAVRQYGSQQLLLCGGVAANRGLRTALQERCEREGLELLIPPMVYCTDNAAMIGAAAYLKWQRGEISEFDAKADPGLSLEEWSVQSV